The proteins below come from a single Parazoarcus communis genomic window:
- the infA gene encoding translation initiation factor IF-1 — translation MAKEELIEMHGTVDEVLPDARYRVTLDNGHKLIAYSGGKLRKHHIRIIAGDKVSLEMSPYDLSKGRITFRHMPGRQPMAPATR, via the coding sequence ATGGCCAAAGAAGAACTGATTGAAATGCACGGCACCGTCGACGAAGTCCTCCCTGACGCCCGCTACCGCGTCACGCTGGACAATGGTCACAAGCTCATCGCCTACTCGGGCGGCAAGCTGCGCAAGCACCACATCCGCATTATTGCCGGCGACAAGGTTTCGCTCGAAATGTCGCCCTATGACCTGAGCAAGGGTCGCATCACCTTCCGCCACATGCCCGGCCGTCAGCCGATGGCACCGGCGACGCGCTAA
- a CDS encoding MBL fold metallo-hydrolase yields the protein MRRLITILIGTLCLLSAHVVHAIDMRAVKVGPHSWYVMGKAGMASAVNEGFMSNAGFVITPDGVVVFDALGTPALGERLIGEIRKLTDKPIRRVVISHYHADHYYGLQAFKAVGAEVWSHRRGLEALNSDGAQARLAQRRADLFPFVDDKTRLIPADLWLDGDTAFEMGGLHFRITYVGPAHAPDDVVMEVVEDKIMFAGDMLFRGRVPFVGDADTAQWLRALDLLIAARPDALVPGHGPASTNPQADLALTRDYLIYLRESMGKAVADLKSFDEAYASTDWHQWQKLPAFREANRANAYNVFLQMEKGSLR from the coding sequence ATGCGCCGACTCATCACGATTCTGATCGGGACCCTGTGCCTGCTCTCAGCGCATGTCGTGCACGCCATCGACATGCGTGCAGTCAAGGTCGGCCCCCACAGCTGGTATGTCATGGGCAAGGCCGGCATGGCCTCGGCAGTCAACGAAGGCTTCATGTCCAACGCGGGCTTTGTCATCACCCCCGACGGCGTGGTGGTGTTCGATGCCCTCGGAACGCCGGCGCTGGGTGAAAGACTGATCGGCGAAATCCGCAAGCTTACCGACAAGCCGATCCGGCGCGTGGTCATCAGCCACTATCATGCCGACCACTACTACGGCCTGCAGGCATTCAAGGCCGTCGGCGCCGAGGTCTGGTCCCATCGCCGCGGCCTTGAAGCGCTCAATTCGGATGGCGCCCAGGCACGACTCGCCCAGCGTCGCGCCGACCTCTTTCCCTTCGTCGATGACAAGACCCGCCTGATCCCTGCCGATCTCTGGCTGGACGGGGACACCGCATTCGAGATGGGCGGCCTCCACTTCCGCATCACTTACGTGGGGCCTGCACATGCGCCCGACGACGTGGTGATGGAAGTCGTCGAAGACAAGATCATGTTCGCAGGCGACATGCTGTTCCGCGGACGCGTGCCTTTCGTCGGTGACGCGGACACCGCGCAGTGGTTGCGCGCACTCGATCTCCTGATCGCTGCGCGGCCTGACGCGCTGGTGCCCGGCCACGGCCCCGCTTCCACCAACCCGCAGGCCGATCTGGCGCTCACGCGCGACTACCTGATCTACCTGCGCGAATCCATGGGCAAGGCGGTGGCTGACCTCAAGTCCTTCGACGAAGCCTACGCAAGTACGGACTGGCACCAGTGGCAAAAGCTGCCAGCCTTCCGCGAGGCAAATCGCGCCAACGCCTACAACGTCTTCCTGCAGATGGAGAAAGGCTCGCTGCGCTGA
- a CDS encoding PolC-type DNA polymerase III: MSTYAVIDFETTGMSPGLGARPTEIAAVLVRDGAIVDRYQSLMNAGAHVPYEIQALTGITNAMVRAAPRVEQVMSEVADFVGECSLVAHNAAFDRKFWDAELAQLGRQRGGDFVCSLLLSRRLFPDAPNHKLGTLVRTLQLPATGRYHRALADAEATAHLFLRLRDELQSRFSLSGVDHALLLAVQKVARGGLERCVERHQAR, translated from the coding sequence TTGAGCACGTATGCCGTCATCGACTTCGAGACCACGGGCATGTCTCCCGGACTGGGAGCACGGCCGACCGAGATTGCCGCAGTCCTCGTGCGCGACGGGGCCATCGTCGATCGTTACCAGAGCCTCATGAATGCTGGTGCGCACGTCCCCTACGAGATTCAGGCCCTCACTGGCATCACCAATGCCATGGTCCGCGCTGCGCCACGGGTGGAACAGGTGATGAGTGAGGTCGCTGACTTTGTCGGTGAGTGTTCGCTGGTTGCGCATAATGCGGCCTTCGACCGCAAGTTCTGGGATGCCGAACTTGCGCAACTGGGGCGGCAGCGCGGAGGCGACTTCGTGTGCTCGCTGTTGCTGTCGCGGCGACTGTTCCCGGATGCGCCGAACCACAAGCTCGGCACCCTCGTGCGCACGCTGCAATTGCCCGCGACCGGCCGTTATCACCGCGCTCTGGCCGATGCGGAGGCGACCGCGCATCTCTTCCTGCGTTTGCGTGACGAGTTGCAGTCGCGGTTCAGCCTTTCCGGGGTCGATCATGCGCTCCTGCTGGCAGTCCAGAAGGTTGCGCGTGGCGGGTTGGAGCGC